In Salinarimonas sp., a genomic segment contains:
- the uvrC gene encoding excinuclease ABC subunit UvrC produces the protein MSDETDSTPATDIAPLPEAADSEGTRAAFDFEAPAELAAGMSVIRRFWETLPNAPGVYRMIDASGEVLYVGKAKNLKSRVGSYARGYAHSNRIARMIVDTAAMEFVTTQTETEALLLETNLIKQLKPRYNVLLRDDKSLPYILLTEDAERAPQLVKHRGARNRKGAYFGPFASVWAVNRTMTALQRAFLLRTCTDSYYDNRSRPCLLHQIKRCAGPCTGEISKEDYAALAGEAKDFLAGRSTAVKERLAADMQEAAEALEFERAARYRDRIAALSAIQGSQGINTRSVEEADVVAIDEQAGAYCVEVFFFRNWQNWGNRAYFPKAEKGLATQEVLASFVSLFYADKPPPRLVLLSHDIEERELVQKALTLKAGHKVEVHAPKRGERRAVVEGALRNAKEALGRRLAERSSQAKLLGALAQAFGLEEAPRRVEVYDNSHIMGTNAVGAMIVAGVSGFMKQHYRTFNIKSQDLSPGDDFGMMKEVLGRRFARLVKEHPDRLLRAREAVADEPEEAREIEDALVAEGPELESEDEALEEELEAAASADEEFPAWPDLVLIDGGAGQVAAARKALAEIGVTDVALVGVAKGRDRDAGRETFFCAGKSPFKLPPRDPALYFIQRLRDEAHRFAIGTHRAKRKRALTKNPLDEIAGIGPARKRALLHHFGTVKAIQRAALDDLMKTPGVNAATAKAVYDHFHEGG, from the coding sequence ATGAGCGACGAGACCGATTCCACGCCCGCGACCGACATCGCCCCGCTTCCGGAGGCCGCCGATTCCGAGGGGACGCGCGCGGCCTTCGACTTCGAGGCGCCGGCGGAGCTCGCGGCCGGCATGTCGGTGATCCGGCGCTTCTGGGAGACGCTGCCCAACGCGCCCGGCGTCTACCGCATGATCGACGCCTCGGGCGAGGTGCTCTACGTCGGCAAGGCCAAGAACCTGAAGTCGCGCGTGGGCTCCTACGCGCGCGGCTACGCGCATTCGAACCGCATCGCCCGCATGATCGTCGACACGGCGGCGATGGAGTTCGTCACGACGCAGACCGAGACCGAGGCGCTGCTGCTCGAGACGAACCTGATCAAGCAGCTCAAGCCGCGCTACAATGTATTGCTGCGGGACGACAAGTCCCTGCCCTACATCCTCCTCACCGAGGACGCCGAGCGCGCGCCGCAGCTCGTGAAGCATCGCGGCGCGAGGAACCGCAAGGGCGCCTATTTCGGCCCGTTCGCCAGCGTCTGGGCGGTGAACCGCACCATGACGGCGCTCCAGCGCGCCTTCCTGCTGCGCACCTGCACGGACAGCTATTACGACAACCGAAGCCGACCCTGCCTGCTCCACCAGATCAAGCGCTGCGCGGGCCCCTGCACGGGCGAGATCTCGAAAGAGGACTACGCCGCCCTCGCGGGCGAGGCGAAGGACTTCCTCGCCGGGCGCTCCACCGCGGTGAAGGAGCGCCTCGCCGCCGACATGCAGGAGGCGGCGGAGGCGCTCGAGTTCGAGCGCGCCGCACGCTACCGCGACCGCATCGCGGCGCTCTCGGCCATCCAGGGATCGCAGGGGATCAACACCCGGTCGGTGGAGGAGGCGGACGTCGTCGCCATCGACGAGCAGGCGGGCGCCTATTGCGTGGAGGTGTTCTTCTTCCGCAACTGGCAGAACTGGGGCAACCGGGCCTATTTCCCGAAGGCCGAGAAGGGGCTCGCGACGCAGGAGGTGCTCGCCTCCTTCGTCTCGCTGTTCTACGCCGACAAGCCGCCGCCGCGGCTCGTGCTGCTCTCGCACGACATCGAGGAGCGCGAGCTCGTCCAGAAGGCGCTCACCCTCAAGGCCGGGCACAAGGTGGAGGTGCACGCGCCCAAGCGCGGCGAGCGACGCGCCGTGGTCGAGGGGGCGCTGCGCAACGCCAAGGAGGCGCTCGGCCGGCGCCTCGCCGAGCGCTCCTCGCAGGCGAAGCTGCTCGGCGCGCTGGCCCAGGCCTTCGGCCTGGAGGAGGCGCCGCGGCGGGTGGAGGTCTACGACAACTCCCACATCATGGGCACGAACGCGGTGGGCGCCATGATCGTCGCCGGCGTCTCCGGCTTCATGAAGCAGCACTACCGCACCTTCAACATCAAGTCGCAGGACCTCAGCCCCGGGGACGATTTCGGGATGATGAAGGAGGTGCTCGGCCGCCGCTTCGCGCGCCTCGTCAAGGAGCATCCGGACCGGCTCCTCCGCGCCCGCGAGGCGGTCGCGGACGAGCCGGAGGAGGCGCGTGAGATCGAGGACGCGCTCGTCGCCGAGGGGCCCGAGCTCGAGAGCGAGGACGAGGCTCTGGAGGAGGAGCTCGAGGCGGCCGCGTCCGCCGACGAGGAATTCCCCGCCTGGCCGGACCTCGTGCTGATCGACGGCGGCGCTGGGCAGGTCGCGGCGGCGCGCAAGGCGCTCGCCGAGATCGGCGTGACCGACGTCGCGCTGGTCGGCGTCGCCAAGGGCCGCGACCGCGACGCGGGGCGCGAGACCTTCTTCTGCGCGGGCAAGAGCCCGTTCAAGCTGCCGCCCCGCGACCCCGCGCTCTATTTCATCCAGCGCCTGCGCGACGAGGCCCACCGCTTCGCCATCGGCACCCACCGCGCCAAGCGCAAGCGCGCGCTCACCAAGAACCCGCTCGACGAGATCGCCGGCATCGGCCCCGCCCGCAAGCGCGCGCTGCTCCACCATTTCGGGACCGTGAAGGCGATCCAGCGCGCCGCGCTGGACGACCTGATGAAGACGCCGGGCGTCAACGCGGCCACCGCGAAGGCGGTGTACGACCACTTCCACGAGGGGGGCTAG
- a CDS encoding endonuclease domain-containing protein has product MTVRARGRPTTSVAPTRVRALRLYPTPMEKRLWGGLRKLRPAGYHFRRQVPIGPFVVDFACLKARLVVEVDGAHHGEPGHEGRDRSRDRMLRAEGFRVARFWNRQIALELPYVMDEIHARLTDPERYWS; this is encoded by the coding sequence ATGACCGTACGAGCGAGGGGGCGGCCGACGACGTCCGTCGCGCCAACGCGGGTGCGCGCGCTGCGTCTCTACCCGACGCCGATGGAGAAGCGGCTCTGGGGTGGGTTGCGCAAGCTGCGGCCGGCGGGATACCACTTTCGCAGGCAGGTCCCGATCGGCCCCTTCGTCGTGGACTTCGCCTGCCTGAAGGCGCGTCTCGTCGTCGAGGTCGACGGTGCGCATCACGGCGAGCCGGGGCACGAGGGGCGCGACCGCAGCCGCGACCGGATGCTGCGGGCGGAGGGCTTCCGCGTCGCGCGCTTCTGGAATCGTCAGATCGCGCTCGAGCTGCCTTACGTGATGGACGAGATCCACGCGCGCCTCACGGACCCGGAACGATACTGGTCGTGA
- a CDS encoding colicin E3/pyocin S6 family cytotoxin, translated as MAYIPPPNQLRGFPRAHKVRPKTVMDDGRKRRRWRDDDRIYEWDYQHGRVEVYDHRGRHQGEADPDTGKLITPPDPTRRIEP; from the coding sequence ATGGCGTACATCCCTCCGCCCAACCAACTTCGTGGATTCCCGAGGGCGCACAAGGTTCGTCCCAAGACGGTCATGGACGACGGACGGAAGCGGAGACGCTGGCGAGACGACGACCGGATCTACGAATGGGACTATCAGCATGGCCGCGTCGAGGTGTACGATCATCGCGGACGGCACCAGGGCGAGGCAGATCCTGATACCGGGAAACTCATTACTCCGCCCGATCCGACCCGGAGAATAGAGCCATGA
- the ychF gene encoding redox-regulated ATPase YchF produces the protein MGFRMGIVGLPNVGKSTLFNALTQTAAAQAANYPFCTIEPNVGDVAVPDERLDTLAAIGKSAQVIPTRLTFVDIAGLVRGASRGEGLGNQFLANIREVDAVAHVVRCFEDEDVTHVEGKIDPIADIETIETELMLADLDSLERRVLGLEKKAKGGDKEAKESLDLCNRALVLLREGQPARLVEVSAEEEKAFRMLGLMTAKPVLYVCNVEEGSADQGNAFSARVFERAKAEGAQAVVVSAKIESEIAILPEAEQAEYLEAVGLSEPGLNRVIRAGYRLLGLLTYFTVGPKEARAWTIVDGTRAPQAAGVIHTDFEKGFIRAETIAYDDYVSLKGEAGAREAGKMRLEGKEYVVHDGDVMHFRFAP, from the coding sequence ATGGGCTTTCGCATGGGCATCGTCGGGCTGCCGAACGTCGGCAAGTCCACGCTCTTCAACGCGCTGACGCAGACGGCCGCGGCGCAGGCGGCGAACTATCCGTTCTGCACGATCGAGCCGAACGTGGGCGACGTCGCGGTGCCGGACGAGCGGCTCGACACCCTCGCCGCGATCGGCAAGTCGGCGCAGGTGATCCCCACCCGCCTCACCTTCGTCGACATCGCCGGCCTCGTGCGCGGCGCCTCCCGCGGGGAGGGGCTCGGCAACCAGTTCCTCGCCAACATCCGCGAGGTCGACGCGGTCGCCCACGTGGTGCGCTGCTTCGAGGACGAGGACGTCACCCACGTCGAGGGCAAGATCGACCCGATCGCCGACATCGAGACCATCGAGACCGAGCTGATGCTCGCCGATCTCGACAGCCTGGAGCGGCGCGTCCTCGGCCTCGAGAAGAAGGCCAAGGGCGGCGACAAGGAGGCGAAGGAGAGCCTCGACCTCTGCAACCGCGCCCTCGTCCTGCTGCGCGAGGGCCAGCCCGCCCGCCTGGTCGAGGTCTCCGCCGAGGAGGAGAAGGCCTTCCGCATGCTCGGCCTGATGACGGCCAAGCCGGTGCTCTACGTCTGCAACGTCGAGGAAGGCTCCGCCGACCAGGGCAACGCGTTCTCCGCGCGTGTCTTCGAGCGGGCGAAGGCCGAGGGCGCGCAGGCGGTGGTCGTCTCCGCCAAGATCGAGAGCGAGATCGCCATCCTGCCCGAGGCCGAGCAGGCCGAGTATCTCGAGGCGGTGGGCCTCTCCGAGCCCGGCCTCAACCGCGTCATCCGCGCCGGCTACAGGCTGCTGGGCCTGCTCACCTATTTCACGGTGGGCCCCAAGGAGGCCCGCGCCTGGACCATCGTCGACGGCACTCGCGCCCCCCAGGCCGCCGGCGTCATCCACACCGACTTCGAGAAGGGCTTCATCCGCGCCGAGACCATCGCCTACGACGACTATGTTTCGTTGAAAGGCGAGGCGGGGGCCCGCGAGGCGGGCAAGATGCGGCTTGAAGGAAAAGAGTACGTGGTGCACGATGGGGATGTGATGCACTTCCGCTTCGCTCCTTGA
- a CDS encoding P-II family nitrogen regulator, with translation MTTPATKISIVAERFLLPQIERILEAEKVSGYSIFPGGGKGSHGLHPADGASLVREFSIVKLEAVMLDRTAAERIAEALARESFQRHTGIVWLESVEVVRAEKF, from the coding sequence ATGACGACACCGGCCACCAAGATCTCCATCGTCGCCGAGCGCTTCCTGCTGCCGCAGATCGAGCGCATCCTGGAAGCCGAGAAGGTGAGCGGCTACTCGATCTTTCCCGGCGGCGGCAAGGGCTCGCACGGGCTCCATCCCGCCGACGGCGCCTCGCTCGTGCGGGAATTCTCCATCGTCAAGCTCGAGGCCGTGATGCTCGACCGCACGGCGGCGGAGCGGATCGCCGAGGCGCTGGCGCGGGAGAGCTTCCAGCGCCATACGGGCATCGTCTGGCTCGAGAGCGTCGAGGTGGTGCGGGCGGAGAAGTTCTGA
- a CDS encoding class II aldolase/adducin family protein, protein MTKQDQESVRAHIVRVAQAMDEAGFCPSKSGNVSARTDAGMIITPSGLPYKATTPADLVEIGFDGVVRAGKLRPSSEWPFHAAIYEARPDAKAIVHTHSPKATALACARRGIPAFHYMVAYCGGKDIRCADYATFGTDDLARNAVAGLEGRKAVLLANHGVIALGATLDGAYAIAAEVENLAGQYLALLAAGLEPVVLDDAEMARVGEKFAGYGKVG, encoded by the coding sequence ATGACGAAGCAGGACCAGGAGAGCGTGCGCGCCCACATCGTGCGGGTGGCGCAGGCGATGGACGAGGCGGGCTTCTGCCCGTCGAAGTCGGGCAACGTCTCGGCGCGGACGGACGCGGGCATGATCATCACGCCGTCCGGCCTGCCCTACAAGGCGACGACGCCGGCCGACCTCGTCGAGATCGGCTTCGACGGCGTGGTGCGGGCGGGCAAGCTGCGGCCCTCCTCGGAATGGCCGTTCCACGCCGCGATCTACGAGGCGCGCCCGGACGCGAAGGCGATCGTGCACACGCATTCGCCCAAGGCGACGGCGCTGGCCTGCGCGCGCCGCGGCATCCCCGCCTTCCACTACATGGTGGCCTATTGCGGCGGCAAGGACATCCGCTGCGCGGACTACGCCACGTTCGGGACGGACGATCTCGCGCGGAACGCCGTCGCCGGCCTCGAGGGGCGCAAGGCGGTGCTGCTCGCCAACCACGGCGTCATCGCGCTCGGCGCGACCCTCGACGGCGCCTACGCCATCGCCGCGGAGGTGGAGAACCTCGCCGGGCAATACTTGGCGCTGCTGGCGGCGGGGCTGGAGCCGGTGGTGCTCGACGACGCCGAGATGGCGCGGGTGGGGGAGAAGTTCGCGGGATACGGGAAGGTGGGGTGA
- a CDS encoding PIN domain-containing protein, translating to MKSVFVDTNVLIYMRDPTEPLKRSAATAWVERLVARGLVVISPQVLNEFVSVSLRRFDNGRDELETKVHFLTSFCKVELTAKTVMRALDLRRGRMLSWWDAVLVASALDHGCELLLTEDLHDGLQIEGLRVVDPFTTSIDTILRDV from the coding sequence ATGAAGAGCGTCTTCGTCGATACGAACGTGCTGATCTACATGCGGGATCCGACCGAGCCTCTGAAGCGGAGCGCGGCGACGGCTTGGGTTGAGCGTCTGGTCGCCCGCGGCCTCGTGGTGATCAGTCCGCAAGTCCTGAACGAGTTCGTGTCGGTGTCGCTTAGACGCTTCGACAACGGAAGGGACGAACTCGAGACCAAGGTTCACTTCCTCACCTCGTTCTGCAAGGTGGAGCTGACGGCGAAGACCGTCATGCGAGCGCTCGACCTCCGCCGGGGTCGCATGCTGTCATGGTGGGATGCGGTTCTCGTCGCATCGGCTCTCGACCACGGTTGCGAGCTCTTGCTGACCGAAGATCTTCACGATGGTCTGCAGATCGAAGGCCTCCGCGTGGTCGACCCGTTCACGACGAGCATCGATACGATATTGCGAGACGTTTGA
- the pth gene encoding aminoacyl-tRNA hydrolase — translation MRLFVGLGNPGARYAGNRHNIGFMAIDEIARIHGAAPWRRRFQGEASEALVGRERVLLVKPQTYMNESGRAVSEAMRFYKIPLDDVCVFHDELDLAPAKLRMKKGGGNAGHNGLRSITAQCGNDYRRVRLGIGHPGDKALVHGYVLNDFARSEQPWVEDLCRAVADAAELLAKGDDASFQNKVHLAMEGRGWGEVKRPGEKRG, via the coding sequence GTGCGCCTCTTCGTCGGGCTGGGCAATCCCGGCGCCCGCTACGCCGGAAACCGTCACAACATCGGCTTCATGGCGATCGACGAGATCGCCCGCATCCACGGCGCGGCCCCCTGGCGCCGCCGCTTCCAGGGCGAGGCGTCGGAGGCGCTCGTCGGGCGCGAGCGGGTGCTGCTCGTCAAGCCGCAGACCTACATGAACGAGAGCGGCCGCGCGGTCTCCGAGGCGATGCGCTTCTACAAGATCCCGCTCGACGACGTCTGCGTCTTCCACGACGAGCTCGACCTCGCGCCGGCCAAGCTGCGCATGAAGAAGGGCGGCGGCAACGCCGGCCACAACGGCCTGCGCTCGATCACGGCGCAATGCGGCAACGACTATCGCCGCGTGCGCCTCGGCATCGGCCATCCCGGCGACAAGGCGCTGGTCCACGGCTACGTCCTCAACGACTTCGCCAGGTCCGAGCAGCCCTGGGTGGAGGACCTGTGCCGGGCGGTGGCGGACGCCGCCGAGCTCCTCGCCAAGGGCGACGACGCCTCGTTCCAGAACAAGGTGCATCTGGCCATGGAGGGCCGCGGCTGGGGCGAGGTGAAGCGCCCGGGGGAGAAGCGCGGTTGA
- a CDS encoding sodium-dependent bicarbonate transport family permease: MILDFLATFVAQLQKPTLAFLIGGMVLAALGSRFEIPDAIYRFVVALLLLRIGLGAGIEIREAEIAALVVPALIAAVLGVVIVLIGRFTLGRMRGVRVEDGVATAGLFGAVSASTLAAGMVLLDGEGVAFEGWVPALYPFMDIPALVTAIVLAQMHRRRKEGDGERVALWPIVVDSLRGAALSALLLGLALGLLARPESVYESFYDPLFRGLLSILMLVMGMEAYSRLAELRRVAHVYAVYAVAAPLLHGLLGFGLGAVAHVLTGFSPGGVALLAVMAASSSDISGPPTLRAAIPTANPSAYVGSSTGIGTPVALLSIPLWLALAQTVFPA, translated from the coding sequence ATGATTCTCGACTTCCTCGCCACCTTCGTCGCCCAGCTGCAGAAGCCGACCCTCGCCTTCCTGATCGGCGGCATGGTGCTCGCCGCGCTCGGCAGCCGTTTCGAGATCCCGGACGCCATCTACCGGTTCGTCGTGGCGCTCCTGCTGCTTCGCATCGGGCTCGGCGCCGGCATCGAGATCCGCGAGGCGGAGATCGCCGCCTTGGTCGTGCCGGCGCTGATCGCGGCCGTGCTCGGCGTCGTCATCGTGCTGATCGGGCGGTTCACGCTCGGCCGGATGCGCGGCGTGCGCGTCGAGGACGGGGTGGCCACGGCGGGCCTGTTCGGGGCGGTGTCGGCCTCGACGCTCGCCGCCGGCATGGTGCTGCTCGACGGCGAGGGCGTCGCCTTCGAGGGCTGGGTGCCGGCGCTCTACCCGTTTATGGACATTCCCGCGCTCGTCACCGCCATCGTGCTCGCGCAGATGCACCGGCGCCGCAAGGAGGGGGACGGCGAGCGGGTCGCGCTCTGGCCGATCGTCGTCGACAGCCTGCGGGGCGCGGCGCTCTCGGCGCTGCTGCTCGGCCTCGCGCTCGGCCTCCTCGCACGGCCGGAATCGGTCTACGAGAGCTTCTACGACCCGCTCTTCCGCGGGCTCCTGTCGATCCTGATGCTGGTGATGGGCATGGAAGCCTACAGCCGTCTCGCCGAATTGCGGCGCGTGGCCCACGTCTACGCGGTCTACGCGGTGGCCGCGCCGCTCCTGCACGGGCTCCTCGGCTTCGGGCTGGGCGCCGTCGCCCACGTCCTCACCGGCTTCTCGCCGGGCGGCGTCGCGCTGCTCGCGGTGATGGCCGCGTCGAGCTCGGACATCTCGGGCCCGCCGACCTTGCGCGCGGCGATCCCCACCGCCAACCCCTCCGCCTATGTCGGCTCCTCCACCGGCATCGGCACGCCCGTCGCGCTCCTCTCCATCCCGCTCTGGCTCGCGCTCGCGCAGACCGTCTTCCCCGCCTGA
- a CDS encoding ribose-phosphate pyrophosphokinase has product MKLVAGNSNRPLAEAIAAYLDVSLVRCTVKRFADMEIFVELQENVRGEDVFIVQSTSFPANDHLMELLILIDACRRSSAKRITAVIPYFGYARQDRRTAGRTPISAKLVANLITEAGADRVLTLDLHAGQIQGFFDIPTDNLFAAPVMTRDIKERLPTGERMVVSPDVGGVVRARALSKRLETTLAIVDKRRDRPGESEVMNIIGEVRGRSCILIDDIVDSGGTLCNAAEALLAEGATEVSAYISHGVLSGGAVSRIANSKLKELVITDSIQPTEAVKVARNIRVVSIAPLMGEAIARTASESSVSSLFD; this is encoded by the coding sequence ATGAAGCTCGTCGCCGGCAATTCCAACCGTCCGCTCGCGGAGGCGATCGCCGCCTATCTCGATGTCTCGCTGGTGCGCTGCACCGTCAAGCGCTTCGCCGACATGGAGATTTTCGTCGAGCTGCAGGAGAACGTCCGCGGCGAGGACGTCTTCATCGTGCAGTCGACCTCGTTCCCGGCGAACGACCACCTGATGGAGCTCCTGATCCTCATCGACGCCTGCCGGCGCTCCTCGGCCAAGCGCATCACGGCGGTGATCCCCTATTTCGGCTACGCCCGCCAGGACCGCCGCACGGCCGGCCGCACGCCGATCTCGGCGAAGCTCGTGGCGAACCTGATCACCGAGGCCGGCGCCGACCGCGTGCTGACCCTCGATCTCCACGCCGGGCAGATCCAGGGCTTCTTCGACATTCCCACCGACAACCTCTTCGCCGCCCCGGTGATGACCCGCGACATCAAGGAGCGCCTGCCGACGGGCGAGCGCATGGTGGTCTCGCCGGACGTCGGCGGCGTGGTGCGCGCCCGCGCCCTGTCGAAGCGCCTCGAGACCACGCTCGCCATCGTCGACAAGCGCCGCGACCGCCCCGGCGAGTCCGAGGTGATGAACATCATCGGCGAGGTGCGCGGGCGCTCGTGCATCCTCATCGACGACATCGTCGATTCCGGCGGCACGCTGTGCAACGCCGCCGAGGCGCTCCTCGCCGAGGGCGCCACCGAGGTCTCCGCCTACATCTCCCACGGCGTCCTCTCCGGCGGCGCGGTCTCGCGCATCGCCAATTCCAAGCTCAAGGAGCTCGTCATCACGGACTCGATCCAGCCCACCGAGGCCGTGAAGGTCGCCCGCAACATCCGCGTCGTCTCCATCGCCCCCCTGATGGGCGAGGCCATCGCCCGCACCGCGAGCGAGAGCTCGGTGTCGAGCCTGTTCGATTGA
- a CDS encoding 50S ribosomal protein L25/general stress protein Ctc — translation MSETKILQAVARDRAGKGAAREARRQGRVPAVIYGAGKPPRAIAVDFNEIKKLIYAGGFKTTAFDIQVDGQSEHVIPREYQLDPVKDMPIHVDFFRVGKGQTIAVEVPVHFVNEEKSVGIKRGGTLNVVRHTIELNVPADKIPDAIEIDVSKLDIGDSLHISAVALPKGVTPTITDRDFTIATIAVPAGVREQLQQEAAEKAESGGGEEEG, via the coding sequence ATGTCCGAGACCAAGATTCTCCAGGCCGTGGCGCGCGATCGGGCCGGCAAGGGGGCCGCCCGCGAAGCACGTCGTCAGGGCCGCGTTCCCGCCGTGATCTACGGCGCCGGCAAGCCGCCCCGCGCCATCGCCGTCGACTTCAACGAGATCAAGAAGCTGATCTACGCCGGCGGCTTCAAGACCACCGCTTTCGACATCCAGGTCGACGGCCAGAGCGAGCACGTCATCCCGCGCGAGTATCAGCTCGACCCGGTGAAGGACATGCCGATCCACGTGGACTTCTTCCGCGTCGGCAAGGGCCAGACGATCGCGGTCGAGGTGCCGGTGCACTTCGTCAACGAGGAGAAGTCGGTCGGCATCAAGCGCGGCGGCACGCTCAACGTCGTGCGGCACACGATCGAGCTGAACGTCCCCGCCGACAAGATCCCGGACGCCATCGAGATCGACGTCTCCAAGCTCGACATCGGCGACAGCCTGCACATCTCCGCCGTCGCCCTGCCCAAGGGCGTGACGCCGACGATCACCGATCGCGACTTCACCATCGCCACGATCGCCGTTCCCGCGGGCGTGCGCGAGCAGCTGCAGCAGGAGGCCGCCGAGAAGGCCGAGTCCGGCGGCGGGGAGGAGGAGGGCTGA
- a CDS encoding NADP-dependent isocitrate dehydrogenase, with amino-acid sequence MSAPFDPADTLFTAGPGATPVTVAFGDGIGPEIMAASLRVLKAAGAEIACEPITIGEAVYRSGETSGIPAAAWETIRRNEVLFKAPITTPQGGGYKSLNVTMRKALGLFANVRPCSAYAPFVPTLHPTMDVVIVRENEEDLYAGIEHRQTDDVVQCLKLITRPGCERIVRYAFEYARANGRRKVTAFTKDNIMKLTDGLFRRVFEEIAPDYPEIETDHWIIDIGAAKLAAQPDLFDVIVTPNLYGDIVSDIAAEVTGSVGLAPSANIGPHGAMFEAIHGSAPTIAGQDVANPSGLLLAGVMMLVHLGQAEVATRIHNAWKRTLEDGIVTADLARGREVAPVGTQAFADAVIARLGEAPRTLAPVAYQAGAPLGVPQAAPRKKQAKALVGVDVFVHDDTTDPDTLAARLQGAAVAPFALTLLTNRGVKVWPQGLPETSLVDHWRARFKAPEGATPANADVAALLAALAAAGVDFVKTEQLYTFDGVAGYSLGQGE; translated from the coding sequence ATGTCCGCACCGTTCGATCCCGCCGACACCCTGTTCACCGCCGGCCCGGGCGCGACGCCCGTGACGGTCGCCTTCGGGGACGGCATCGGGCCCGAGATCATGGCGGCGAGCCTGCGCGTGCTGAAGGCGGCGGGAGCGGAGATCGCCTGCGAGCCGATCACGATCGGCGAGGCGGTCTATCGCTCGGGCGAGACCTCGGGCATCCCGGCGGCGGCGTGGGAGACGATCCGGCGCAACGAGGTGCTCTTCAAGGCCCCGATCACGACGCCCCAGGGCGGCGGCTACAAGAGCCTGAACGTCACCATGCGCAAGGCGCTCGGCCTCTTCGCCAACGTGCGCCCCTGCTCGGCCTACGCGCCCTTCGTGCCGACGCTGCACCCGACGATGGACGTCGTCATCGTGCGCGAGAACGAGGAGGACCTCTATGCCGGCATCGAGCACCGGCAGACGGACGACGTCGTCCAGTGCCTCAAGCTGATCACGCGCCCGGGCTGCGAGCGCATCGTGCGCTACGCCTTCGAGTACGCCCGCGCCAACGGCCGGCGGAAGGTCACGGCCTTCACCAAGGACAACATCATGAAGCTCACCGACGGCCTGTTCCGTCGGGTCTTCGAGGAGATCGCGCCGGACTATCCCGAGATCGAGACCGACCACTGGATCATCGACATCGGGGCGGCCAAGCTCGCGGCGCAGCCGGACCTGTTCGACGTGATCGTGACGCCGAACCTCTACGGCGACATCGTCTCCGACATCGCCGCCGAGGTGACGGGCTCGGTCGGCCTCGCGCCGTCGGCCAATATCGGCCCGCACGGGGCGATGTTCGAGGCGATCCACGGCTCGGCGCCCACCATCGCCGGCCAGGACGTCGCGAACCCCTCGGGCCTGCTGCTGGCGGGCGTGATGATGCTCGTCCATCTCGGCCAGGCGGAGGTCGCGACGCGGATCCACAACGCCTGGAAGCGCACGCTCGAGGACGGGATCGTCACCGCCGACCTCGCCCGCGGCCGCGAGGTCGCGCCGGTGGGCACGCAGGCCTTCGCCGACGCGGTGATCGCGCGGCTCGGCGAGGCGCCGCGCACGCTCGCCCCGGTCGCCTACCAGGCCGGCGCGCCGCTCGGCGTGCCGCAGGCCGCTCCGCGGAAGAAGCAGGCGAAGGCTCTGGTGGGCGTCGACGTCTTCGTCCACGACGACACGACCGACCCGGACACGCTCGCCGCGCGGCTGCAGGGGGCGGCGGTGGCGCCCTTCGCGCTGACGTTGCTCACCAATCGCGGCGTCAAGGTCTGGCCGCAGGGCCTGCCGGAGACGAGCCTCGTCGACCATTGGCGCGCCCGCTTCAAGGCGCCCGAGGGCGCGACGCCGGCCAATGCCGACGTCGCCGCCCTCCTCGCCGCGCTCGCGGCGGCGGGGGTCGATTTCGTGAAGACCGAGCAGCTCTACACGTTCGACGGGGTGGCGGGGTACTCGCTCGGCCAGGGGGAGTAA